A single Cyprinus carpio isolate SPL01 chromosome A6, ASM1834038v1, whole genome shotgun sequence DNA region contains:
- the pjvk gene encoding pejvakin, giving the protein MFAAATKNFVKQVGDTGRLVPVPSLSEADRYQPLSLVTRKRRRHFWKKTKYATTPFSLKDILVGEKEITAGVSSYQLLNYEDKSDVALNGRLGNHLIHEVGVNVSGSDSVAVKASFGIVTKHEVEVPTLLRELNTRKVDLDHCLIRQSKESGRTILCVVMESIRTTRQCSLTVHAGVRGTTMRFQIDDGRNPKGRDKAIVIPAHTTIAFSVLELYVRLDGRLDICVAPESVGGFEREQMREQLGGFIGRFSFGRLRRFLSGIIYGNPFRADDRTFEELTHSDMYMDDVVTDYYEKAASMTDLSTTYLRDEKHARVNLLNHNIPKGPCALCGMGHQRRETVYGCLECSSGGNKYVRLHAVPCFDLWHKTMR; this is encoded by the exons ATGTTTGCAGCAGCAACTAAGAATTTTGTGAAGCAGGTAGGGGACACTGGACGCCTCGTCCCTGTGCCCAGTCTAAGCGAAGCGGACCGATATCAACCACTCAGCCTGGTGACGAGGAAGAGGAGACGACATTTCTGGAAGAAGACCAAATATGCCACAACCCCCTTCTCACTGAAAGACATACTCGTGGGAGAGAAAGAGATCACAGCAG GGGTTTCTTCATATCAGCTCCTAAACTATGAAGACAAGTCCGATGTTGCCCTAAATGGGCGTTTGGGCAACCATCTGATCCACGAGGTGGGAGTAAACGTGAGTGGTTCAGACTCTGTGGCGGTAAAGGCCTCGTTTGGAATTGTGACCAAGCATGAGGTGGAGGTTCCTACACTACTGAGGGAACTCAATACAAG GAAAGTTGACCTGGATCACTGTTTGATTCGTCAGTCCAAAGAGAGTGGGCGGACTATCCTGTGTGTTGTCATGGAGAGCATCCGCACCACACGACAGTGTTCACTCACCGTCCACGCTGGAGTGCGAGGAACTACCATGAGG TTCCAGATAGATGATGGTCGAAACCCTAAAGGTCGAGATAAAGCCATTGTAATTCCAGCTCACACGACCATAGCATTCAGTGTGCTAGAGCTTTATGTGCGTCTTGATGGACGTCTCG ATATATGTGTGGCACCAGAGTCAGTAGGAGGGTTTGAGAGGGAACAGATGCGTGAGCAGCTTGGGGGATTCATTGGCCGTTTTTCCTTTGGAAGACTCAGGAGATTCCTGTCGGGAATCATCTATGGAAATCCTTTCAGAGCAG ATGACAGGACATTTGAAGAGCTCACTCACTCGGATATGTACATGGACGATGTTGTGACGGACTACTATGAGAAGGCTGCCAGCATGACTGACCTGTCCACAACCTACCTGCGGGATGAAAAGCATGCACGTGTTAATCTGCTCAACCATAACATACCTAAAGGACCGTGTGCCTTGTGTGGAATGGGACACCAGAGGCGTGAGACTGTCTATGGCTGCCTGGAATGTTCTTCAGGGGGAAACAAATATGTCCGTCTCCACGCTGTTCCATGTTTTGACCTCTGGCATAAAACTATGAGGTGA